A window of the Cystobacter fuscus genome harbors these coding sequences:
- a CDS encoding amino acid adenylation domain-containing protein, with protein MSTTSAGDLYSLFSHQAARVAARDAVRDQRGSLTYAELARRADVLAVAIREMCPQPGTRIGLHLGRTADVVVAVLAIIATGHTYVPLDPAYPLERLKFMASDSGLTVIISDREAPDGIGVARVLRLDRVDWSRDVPVSPRIEADPESAAYIIYTSGSTGLPKGVEVRRRSVVAMVNAVCSRHQFGETDVWTLFHSYCFDFSVFEMWGALATGATLVVVPAEVAASPRASAELLVRERVTVMNIVPSVFRYLTAATRQLADRPVSVRRIIFGGESIDVADIRSWRDSVRADCEFINTYGITETTVFVTTRPILPAELQSTGDEREFATDLGEPLNGWELQVLDDSGAPVEPGGIGEIWVAGDGVAVGYLNRPELTAERFRQLALPGHPPRVYYRSGDLATRTTNNVYCYSGRADDQVKINGFRIELGEVEAALRKASGLRELAVVCTRSRVGGRMLSAFYAADAVSTQELTALARATLPAHMVPGRFVQLAELPRNASGKTDRRALSERQ; from the coding sequence CTGTTCTCGCATCAGGCCGCCAGGGTTGCCGCCCGAGATGCGGTGCGCGACCAGCGCGGCAGTTTGACCTACGCGGAGCTTGCCCGCCGCGCGGATGTGCTCGCGGTGGCGATCCGCGAGATGTGTCCGCAGCCGGGTACCCGCATCGGTCTACACCTGGGGCGCACGGCCGACGTGGTGGTGGCAGTGCTCGCGATCATCGCGACCGGCCACACGTACGTGCCGCTCGATCCGGCGTACCCACTTGAGCGGCTCAAGTTCATGGCCAGCGACAGTGGACTGACAGTCATCATCTCCGACCGGGAGGCGCCTGACGGAATCGGCGTCGCGAGAGTGCTTCGCCTGGACCGGGTCGACTGGTCCCGGGACGTCCCCGTTTCGCCGAGGATCGAGGCCGACCCCGAGAGCGCCGCCTACATCATCTACACCTCGGGCTCGACGGGTCTGCCGAAGGGCGTGGAGGTACGCAGGCGCAGCGTGGTGGCCATGGTGAACGCCGTGTGCTCGCGGCACCAGTTTGGCGAAACCGACGTGTGGACGCTCTTTCACTCCTACTGCTTCGACTTCTCGGTTTTCGAGATGTGGGGAGCGTTGGCCACGGGTGCCACCCTCGTGGTGGTGCCGGCGGAGGTCGCCGCCTCGCCGCGCGCCAGTGCCGAGTTGCTCGTACGGGAGCGGGTCACGGTCATGAACATCGTGCCGTCGGTCTTCCGCTACCTGACCGCGGCCACGCGGCAGCTCGCGGATCGCCCCGTAAGCGTGCGCCGCATCATTTTCGGTGGCGAGTCGATCGATGTGGCCGACATCCGCTCCTGGCGGGACTCGGTTCGTGCCGACTGTGAGTTCATCAATACCTACGGCATCACGGAGACCACGGTGTTCGTCACCACTCGACCGATTCTGCCCGCCGAGCTCCAGTCCACCGGCGATGAACGCGAATTCGCCACCGACCTCGGCGAGCCATTGAATGGCTGGGAGCTCCAGGTCCTCGACGACAGCGGCGCTCCCGTCGAGCCGGGGGGAATTGGCGAGATCTGGGTTGCCGGTGATGGAGTCGCTGTCGGCTATCTCAACCGGCCCGAACTCACCGCGGAACGGTTCCGCCAGCTGGCGCTCCCTGGCCATCCTCCGAGGGTTTACTACCGCAGTGGTGACCTGGCCACGCGGACGACGAACAACGTGTATTGCTATTCGGGTCGAGCCGACGATCAGGTGAAGATCAACGGCTTCCGGATCGAACTCGGAGAGGTCGAGGCGGCGCTGCGCAAGGCCTCCGGGCTCCGGGAACTGGCCGTGGTCTGTACCCGTAGCCGGGTAGGAGGCCGGATGCTGTCTGCCTTCTACGCCGCCGACGCCGTTTCGACGCAGGAACTCACCGCGCTCGCCCGCGCGACGCTCCCCGCCCACATGGTGCCCGGACGATTCGTTCAGTTGGCGGAGTTGCCGCGAAACGCGTCTGGCAAGACCGACCGGCGGGCACTGTCGGAGCGTCAGTAG